The Coregonus clupeaformis isolate EN_2021a unplaced genomic scaffold, ASM2061545v1 scaf0030, whole genome shotgun sequence genome contains the following window.
ccactcttcatattatcaagcatggtggtggctgcatcatgttatgggtatgcttgtcatcagcaaggactagggagtttgttaggataaaaagaaacggaatagagccaagcacaggcaacatcctagaggaaaacctggtttagtctgctttccaccagacactgggagatgaattcacctttcagcaggacaataacctaaaacacaaggccaactgTACAAtaaagttgcttaccaagatgacattgaatgttcttgaATGGCCTATTTACAGTTTGGACtcaaatcggcttgaaaatctatggcaagacttgaaaatggccgtctagcaataatcaacaagaataattttttaaagaataatgtgctaatattgtacaatccaggtgtgcaaagctcttagagacttacccagaaagactcacacctgtgatcgctgccaaaggtgattctaacatgtattgaatcagggggttgaatacttatctaatcaagatcttattttttatatatatatatatatatatatatatatatatatatatatatatatatatatatatatatatatatttacaaatgttagaatttttcttccactttgacagagtattttgtgtagattgaccaaaaattacaattaaaccCATTTTAAATGTGGCCCGCATTGTGGAGTTTCCTATGATTCACTGACAGCAAGGTGCCATAATAACACTAAGTCAGtctcaccctattcccttaatgGAATCAAATCAGATCAGCAAAGTGTGAGACAAGGATGAATTAAAAGTGAATCTctgcttttttattattattattgtttattAAAATGAACAGACACCTCTGACAATGTACATCTCAAAATATATTAGAAATATAACATTGCAACCCTCATTGGTGTTGATTAATCACAACAATCTGCAGGCCAAGAATCCAAACCACATTAAAAAAGGAAAAAAATAGACCCTAATAAAACCAGTAAGACAAAAGAGAGACACATCCGAACCATGTTGACCCATCCACTCCTGGTTTTCGACATTTCCACTGATCTGTGGATGCAGGCTTTTTGCCCCCTGCACTAATACCATAATGTGACAGACTGTGGCTTacttcccaaattgcaccctattccgtacgtagtgcactactgttgaccagggcccatactctggtctaaagtagtgcactatgtagggaatagggtgcaatttgggaagtAAGCCACAGTCTGTCACAATCAACTACTGTTTGTCAACACCAGGAAGCAGATAACCCTTCTGCAGTGTCATACATTGGTTAAATAGATAAGACGCCTTTATATAGTAATAAATACGGTTCCTGGATACCAAATGTACCCCGGTCATATCTACAACACATTCACTGAGTCAAGAGGTTTCATATTGTGAAGAAATAACTCCTCTATAGACCCAAAGGAAAAGAGAACCAGATATAATACAAACAACCCGTGATGGGAGGAAGTATTTCTGAATGGATGGCGACAGGACACAACTATAGGAATGGGAGTGATTGAAGTCAGAAACGACAAGAGATCTGCTGCAACACACTGGCTGGtcgcgtcccaaatgtcacccgatgattctctttatagtgcactacttttgaccatggtacacatggctctggtcaaaagtagtgcactatattgggaatagggtgccattctctggtctaaagtagtgcactatatagggaatagggtgccaatctctggtctaaagtagtgcactatatagggaatagggtgccaatctctggtctaaagtagtgcactatatagggaatagggtgccaatctctggtctaaagtagtgcactatatagggaatagggtgccattctctggtctaaagtagtgcactatatagggaatagggtgccaatctctggtctaaagtagtgcactatataggaatagggtgccattctctggtctaaagtagtgcactatatagggaatagggtgccattctctggtctaaagtagtgcactatatagggaatagggtgccaatctctggtctaaagtagtgcactatatagggaatagggtgccattctctggtctaaagtagtgcactatataggaatagggtgccattctctggtctaaagtagtgcactatatagggaatagggtgccattctctggtctaaagtagtgcactatatagggaatagagtgccattctctggtctaaagtagtgcactatatagggaatagggtgccaatctctggtctaaagtagtgcactatatagggaatagggtgccattctctggtctaaagtagtgcactatatagggaatagggtgccattctctggtctaaagtagtgcactatatagggaatagggtgccaatctctggtctaaagtagtgcactatatagggaatagggtgccattctctggtctaaagtagtgcactatatagggaatagggtgccattctctggtctaaagtagtgcactatatagggaatagggtgccattctctggtctaaagtagtgcactatatagggaatagggtgccattctctggtctaaagtagtgcactatatagggagccatttgggatgtaggccTACAGCCTCTTAGTCAGTTGAGGGCTGCTGATTCCATCCCATAGTAACCATGGTAACAAGGTGTAGATGTGTTTGTTTCCCAGTACAGAAATAACAGCACAAAATTAACTGCATAAGTTTAAACTATTAATAATCAAGCAAAACGTCTGAAGTCGAGAACAACTTGGAAAGCAAAGCATAAAACCCAATAGTACTgagtgcaaaaaatatatatattgcaaGGAAATCATTTTGAAATGTGAACAAATGAATTTCAAAAAAGTTTTCAGTGAAACATTTTAAAATGATCACTTGATTGTGTTCAAACACCTCCGTCTTTGCCTGATGCCCCTACTGGCCTTCCAGCAACATCTGGTCTCACATCCTgggaccgaccaggaccgacCCTGCATAGCTTCAGAGGCAAACCAGAAGTGGGATGGAGGGTGCTATGTCGCTGCAATGAACGTGCCAAAacgtgaaaaaataaataaaataactgaATTCATTTGTTCGCACATTTCAAAATTATTTCcttgcaatatatatatatttttgctctCAATACTTTTGGGTTTATGCTTTGTTTGCAATATCATCATTTTAGTTTGCAAAACTAAGAATTTTGTTTTAGACTTCAGAAGTTTTGCTTGATTTTAATGGCACAAACGTGCATATGAATCTCTACAGTTTAACTACCAACCTGGTCAGAGAaacagtagttgtgttgttgaaAACTAACTGTACACATCCTATTGACCAGAAACATCGCAGAGAAACTCAAAGTAATAAAGCGATCCTATTATAGTCACTCtaattagtaaaaataaaaacatgaacGCACCCATTTCTAACTTCCGCAATACCGTCATCTCTACAATTTGTTAAGACATATATAGAATCGTTTCATACGTTGTGATTTCACAACATAAGTCTCTTTTTGGTGAAAATATAGTTAAATGCAAAATATCTGATAGGATATATTTTTCAGAGGTGATCTCGTATTGAAAAAGTACCTGAGCCAATCTCTGACCGGGGGAATCCGTCTAGCCTAGCCAATCTCTGACCGGGGGAATCCGTCTAGCCTAGCCAATCTCTGACCGGGGGAATCCGTCTAGCCTAGCCAATCTCTGACCGGGGGAATCCGTCTAGCCTAGCCAATCTCTGACCGGGGGAATCCGTCTAGCCTAGCCAATCTCTGACCGGGGGAATCCGTCTAGCCTAGTCATTAACAACAGTTTTCACACTATTCCTTTCACCATTACTACCACTCTGGAGATGAAAATAGAGATTTTAAATTAAATACACAACTCCCCCTTTAAAAAGTGTCAGCTAGCTGTAAAACAGTACAAAAACAACTCAAGACAAACATCGTAAAAATCAGATAAATGTTTTTAGAAGATTAAAGCATTAATCTCATCAAAAACAAACCAAACCAAGGTATCATACAAATGGATCACAACAACAGACATACACCTCTGGGCTTTACATGGAAGTGATGTTTTCATACACCTCTGGGCTTTACATGGAAGTGATGTTTTCATACACCTCTGGGCTTTACATGGAAGTGATGTTTTCATACACCTCTGGGCTTTACATGGAAGTGATGTTTTCATACACCTCTGGGCTTTACATGGAAGTGATGTTTTCATACACCTCTGGGCTTTACATGGAAGTGATGTTTTCATACACCTCTGGGCTTTACATGGAAGTGATGTTTTCATACACCTCTGGGCTTTACATGGAAGTGATGTTTTCATACACCTCTGGGCTTTACATGGAAGTGATGTTTTCATACACCGCTGGGCTTTGCAGAATGGACTAGCAAACACCATTAAATGACTTCAGCCCATATTATTCTAGAGAGGTACGTAACAGTCCTTCAGTGAACGAAATAGTTCTAACCATCGTTCTGGTGTCAACCTGTTCAGTACCAACACATAGACCAGACAAATACACAACTTCTCAAATCAAGTCTGTCCTTGGAAGATGGAAGGCGGAGAGGAAGTACTGCTCTTGATTTTAAGGGTTAAAAGTAAAGCAACTTAAAACCCTATTATCCCCTGAAAACAGGAAGTGGTGATGTTTGTGGTTTTACAGTAGAAGTTAACTGCATGTCTGGAATAACTAACATTGAGTGGTACCTCTAGATTTTTTTCACAGTGCATTTAATTTCAGTAAAAACAAAAAGATGAAGCATTTTCTTGGGGTATAAGATGCTCAGATCCTCTTCCTGAAATAACGTCTTTGTAGGCCCAAGCATGCATCCACCATTGTTATTTTTACACAACACACGATGACAACCTTTAAAATTTACCCAAACAAACACAAAAGGAAATAAGAATCTTCTTAAAACaatagtaatataataataatctcACTACAAAACCATTTCTATCGCTGGCCACATAACCTTTTTGCCAAAACAATCCATTGTTGGTACATATAAATATTcctttattttctcattttgtataTTACAACTGGCTAAAACATGCACCCAACTGCCCAATGGGAAATGCAGTTCAAAAAGAGTCTCCAGCGCATCATGGTGTCCATTGTTCCAGTCAAAGGTCAGAGTTCAGTGACTGTATGATTAAAAAGTGCTTTATGTGGATCAGTATGACTTCTTTCTTCTAGGACGATTACAAAGTTTGTACATTAGCATGTATCATCTGggaaagaaaacacacacaagcacgcacgcgagggcacacacacacacacacacacaatttcacTATCAAATACATGGACATTATCATATGGATGTTAATGTGCTTCCATATTCATTCATCCTACTAGAATCTGTAGTTCAGTATTGGATTTATGTACATTCCCGTTAACTAGACAGGATAACCATTCTAATAGGATTTATGAACATTCCCATTAACGAGACAGGATAACCATTCTAATAGGATTTATGTACATTCCCATTAACGAGACAGGATAACCATTCTAATAGGATTTATGTACATTCCCATTAACTAGACAGGATAACCATTCTAATAGGATTCATGAACATTCCCATTAACTAGACAGGATAACCATTCTAATAGGATTTATGTACATTCCCATTAACTAGACAGGATAACCATTCTAATAGGATTCATGAACATTCCCATTAACTAGACAGGATAACCATTCTAATAGGATTTATGAACATTCCCATTAACTAGACAGGATAACCATTCTAATAAGATTCATGAACATTCCCATTAACTAGACAGGATAACCATTCTAATAGGATTTATGAACATTCCCATTAACTAGACAGAGTAACCATTCTAATAGGATTTATGAACATTCCCATTAACTAGACAGGATAACCATTCTAATAGGATTTATGTACATCTCCATTAACTAGACAGGATAACCATTCTAATAGGATTTATGTACATCTCCATTAACTAGACAGGATAACCATTCTAATAGGATTTATGTACATCTCCATTAACTAGACAGGATAACCATTCTAATAGGATTTATGTACATCTCCATTAACTAGACAGGATAACCATTCTAATAGGATTTATGTACATCTCCATTAACTAGACAGGATAACCATTCTAATAGGATTTATGTACATCTCCATTAACTAGACAGGATAACCATTCTAATAGGATTTATGAACATTTCCATTAACTAGACAGGATAACCATTCTAATAGGATTTATGTGCATCTCCATTAACTAGACAGGATAACCATTCTAATaggatttacagtggggaaaaaaagtatttagtcagccaccagttgtgcaagttctcccacttaaaaagatgagagaggcctgtaattttcatcataggtacacgtcaactatgacagacaaaatgaggaaaaaatttccagaaaatcacattgtaggatttttaatgaatgtatttgcaaattatggtggaaaataagtatttggtcaataacaaaagtttctcaatactttgttatataccctttgttggcaatgacacaggtcaaacgttttctgtaagtcttcacaaggttttcacacacttttgctggtattttggcccattcctccatgcatatctcctctagagcagtgatgttttggggctgtcgctgggcaacacggactttcaactccctccaaagattttctatggggttgagatctggagactggctaggccactccaggaccttgaagtgcttcttacgaagccactccttcgttgcccgggcggtgtgtttgggatcattgtcatgctgaaagacccagccacgtttcatcttcaatgcccttgctgatggaaggaggttttcactcaaaatctcacgatacatggccccattcattctttcctttacacggatcagtcgtcctggtccctttgcagaaaaacagccccaaagcatgatgtttccacccccatgcttcacagtagatatggtgttctttggatgcaactcagcattctttgtcctccaaacacgacgagttgagtttttaccaaaaaagttatattttggtttcatctgaccatatgacattctcccaatcctcttctggatcatccaaatgcactctggcaaacttcagatgggcctggacatgtaatggcttaagcaggggggacacgtcttgcactgcaggatttgagtccctggcggcgtagtgttactgatggtaggctttgttactttggtcccagctctctgcaggtcattcactaggtcccccccgtgtggttctgggatttttgctcaccgttcttgtgatcattttgaccccacggggtgagatcttgcgtggagccccagatcgagggagattatcagtggtcttgtatgtcttccatttcctaataattgctcccacagttgatttcttcaaaccaagctgcttacctattgcagattcagtcttcccagcctggtgcaggtctacaattttgtttctggtgtcctttgacagctctttggtcttggccatagtggagtttggagtgtgactgtttgaggttgtggacaggtgtcttttatactgataacaagttcaaacaggtgccattaatacaggtaacgagtggaggacagaggagcctcttaaagaagaagttacaggtctgtgagagccagaaatcttgcttgtttgtaggtgaccaaatacttattttccaccatcatttgcaaataaattcataaaaaatcctacaatgtgattttctggaatttttttctcaatttgtctgtcatagttgacgtgtacctatgatgaaaattacaggcctctctcatctttttaagtgggagaacttgcacaattggtggctgactaaatactttttttccccactgtatgtacatccCCATTAACTAGACAGGATAACCATTCTAATAGTAATAGGTAAACATAACGTCTGTGTGAGGATGGAATGGTTTAACCCTTTTACATATTAAACACGGTTATCTAAATAACTGGCTACAACAGAGGACGTAACCTAACTACTCACCGTGATACCACCATTTTGTCTTCTTTGGATTTTTGTTACATGTTCTTACGTAAAAGGAGTTATCAGGGGGCCGTCTCTGCAGAGAGacaaacatcatcatcatcagagaAGTGCTGGCATAAACATGGCATGCAGAGGGCAACGTCATTCAGAGCAAGGGTGAAGTTGGCCTCTAAGACGCTGGAAACTCCAGCGTGGACATTTAGATTGAGGTTCAAATAGTGCAGAGACGTCTTTATTCTGATTCAGCCTTTACTAAATCATCCCTCTACTTCACGCGTCAAACTCATTCCAGAGGGCCGTGTGTGTCTGCCgggtttttgctcctcccttgtacatgattgatgaattaaggtcattGATTAGTTAAGgacctcccctcacctggttctAAAGGTGTTAATAGTCCACAGATTGAAAGGACAGAGCTTAAAGCAGCCGACACTGGGCCCTCCCATGGAGTGACCGTGACATCCCTTCTGTCCTATAGAGTGCTGTGTCAACGGGGCATGCTTAAAATGATGTATACTGAACAacaataaaacgcaacatgcaacaatttcaacatttgactgagttacagttcataaggaaatcagccaattgaaataaattaattaggccctaatgtatggatttcacatgactgggaatacagatatgcatccgttggtcacagaaacccttaaaaaaaaaaaagtgtgtggatcataaaaccagtcagtatctggtgtgaccaccatttgcctcatgcagctcgacacatctccttcgcatagagttgatcaggctgttgattgtggcctgtggaatgttgtcccactcctcttcaatggctgtccgaagttgctggatattggcgggaactggaacacgccgtcgtacacgtcgatccagagcatcccaaaaaatgctcaatgggtgacatgtctggtgagtatgcagcccatggaagaattgggacatttttagcttccaggaattgtgtacagatccctgCGACAtgaggctgtgcattatcatgctgaaacatgaggtgatggcagtggatgaatggcacgacaacgggcctcaggatctcgttacggtatctctgtgcattcaaattgccatcgataaaatgcaattgtgttcgttgtccgtagcttatgcctgcccatactataaccccaccgccaccatggggcactctattcacaacgTAGACATCaggtctgcggttatgaggccggttggacgtactgccaaattctctaaaacgatgttggaggcggcttatggtagagaaattaaaatgtaattctctagcaacagctctggtggacattcctgcagtaagcatgccaattgcacgcttcctcaaacttaagacatctgtggcattgtgttgtgtgacaaaactgcacattttagagtggcctttattgttaccagcacaaggtgcacctgtgtaataatcagcttcttgatgccACAcccgtcaggtggatggattatcttggcaaaggagaaatgctcactaacaaggacgtaaacaaatttgtgcacaacatttgagagaaataagctttttgtgcgtatggaacattttctGGGATATTTTTTCATCTCATTTTaacgtgggaccaacactttaccatgttgggtttatatttttgttcagtgtataatgaaCTAACCCCTGTAACAGTAACATTATACCAGGCTTTTATAATATTATATGATTTGGCGTTCCCAAAGGGAAAGGCTGTTGCCCACTTACCTTTTCTTTGCAGCTGGACAGCATGCTGATAATGCTGAGACAGACTGACTGCACTGACAGGGCTGGTGACCAGTCTTCTGTTAGTATTGAAAGACAGATGTGACCGTTGCTATAAACGTGAGGATGGACAGGTATATTCTCTCCCATGAACATTACCTGAAATGGAAAACCAACAACGTGATTAGACACATTCCTAATCAATTTTCCTTGTTAAAGAGAGATCCATCTactatatacagtgtattcggaaattattcagaacccttgactttttccacattttgttacgttacagccttattgtaaaattgattaaataaataagaaTCCTCATcgatcgacacacaataccccataatgacaaagcgaaaacaggttttttgaattttttgcacATTGGCAGTAGGGACGGGATGGTGatggggatggggagaggagaggagaggagaggagaggagaggagaggagaggagaggagaggagaggagaggagaggagaggagaggagaggagaggagaggagaggagagggagaggagaggagaggagaggagaggagaggagaggagagggagaggagaggagaggagagagggagaggagagggagaggagaggagaggagaggagaggagaggagaggagaggagaggagaggagaggagaggagagggagaggagaggagaggagaggagaggagaggagaggagaggagaggagagggagaggagaggagagga
Protein-coding sequences here:
- the LOC121555304 gene encoding ubiquitin-conjugating enzyme E2 W-like; its protein translation is MASMQKRLQKELMALQNDPPPGMTLNEKSVQNAITQWIVDMEGATGTLYEGEKFQLLFKFSSRYPFDSPQVMFMGENIPVHPHVYSNGHICLSILTEDWSPALSVQSVCLSIISMLSSCKEKRRPPDNSFYVRTCNKNPKKTKWWYHDDTC